GTTAGATCCAAAcaacttaataagtatttatgtaACAACTTAGTAGCTGtttgaaacaaaaacacacatagcataaatgaaagaaaaaaagatttttatttcatttttcaataacCATAATTATTATAACCATAAGTATACTAATGGGAAATGTGCATCTGTTGTTCACTGTACCAGCTTGTCaaactttggaatcagactgACCATTGCCACCCTCATTTCTGTTCTATGTTGACTTTTAACATTGTACTTGCATTTCATTGCAGCAACTACTAAACACTCAGCTTTGCAAAGGTAGGACATCATGAAAAGGAATATAGCACAATAAAATGTTGAAGGTGTGAACCACTTGGAGCTTGGTAGTTTTTGAGATGTTGAGCAGAGTATCATTTTGTTTCCCTCGAAAACTTAAAATACTCCAAATCACCCTGAGAGTTTCCTTGTGACTCTCTAGGGCAACTCGATACACAGTTGGGGAGCTGTTGCAGATCCagagttttggtttgttttgccgTTATGACCAGTATTTCATTATCAGGTTTAGAAATAAGAAGTAATAGTGTACAAGAGATGTTGGGAGAATCCAAAGTGGATCTTCCTATTCAGTAAAAATGTAGATGGGACTGGGTATACTTATTCCTTGATACCTATGGTTTCTCACTACTTTGGCCACTTGACAGAACCAAGTAAAAGTTAAGGAGATAAAGAGATAACTAAGTTGTCCTTGCTTCTAAGTATGTATTAAGTTCCTTCCTGGCTCTGAAGTTCAGTAGTTCAGTGACTATaaccagaattaaaaaaaaaaaaaaaggaagtgtaaATTTCCCACAGGTTGGTATTCTTGGTATTTATGTCATTTATcttctagaatttaaaaaacagtaaatgaTACAGTCTTAAAATAACACAAGCCCAGCAAAGAATGATGGCTCAGAAATGATTAATACAGGAAACTCTTCCAAAGGATTACTGAAAAGAACACTCCTTTCTTTCCCCCACGGGTGAACTGTTGCCTTCTTTTTGAAGTTGACTATTGGAAAAGCAAAAGGTGCTGAGACACACAGAATGAGAAATAGTTAATCCACTGACAGGCTTTGATAACAGTTGTGAAATTTAACACATTCTTCTTTTCACTTAATTTGGCAAAAGGGCCAGTGATATTTGAAATTTGACCTCAAATTTATTTGTGGGTCATCACTGTGTCTTTACACCTGGAACACgttgtacatttctttttctctgcccaTCAAAAGAGACAGAGCCAGGAAGGGACAAGGGAAAaccaactaaatgaagtaaagaatgaaaagacttccCTTTGAGGACAGTCTAAATTTTAGGACTTTAATCTGGGGAGATGCAGGAGGATATGGTCAAAGTGCAAAATTCTGACTGTATAGATCTCTTAAGTTGGGGGCTCCTCGAAGCTTGAAAGAGGTAGATTTCATATCGGGGAAAAAAGAACTGTGAATTCTAGAGTCGTAATAGAGGTTAAAGGTATTTGTTGGGCAGACCTCCTCTGTTAAGTCTCCTTTGCTGTTATTGTGAGACTTAGTATGTATGATTCATGGTTTTGTTTCTGATATGTTTATACTAcctgtttaatatttttcttaatgttccGTTGATAGATTCATGATGTTCTCTCCAGTCTTAATTTGCATCCCTCACCCTCTCTATTGCTTGTCCCATTTTTAAGGAAACAACCTGGAGTTGCTCCATTCCCATGGTGAcatttattattagaaaattacagaataaaacAATCCTAACTTGCCCCTGGCGTTGATACTAGTAGCTCTGGGAATAAACAATGCTGACCTGTCTTCTGCTGTAGTTCCACTCTCTAGCTCACATTGAATGTCTAGCTATGGTTTGAAATCCCAATTAGAAAAGCAGTCTAGCTTACTAATTAAGAATAGGGCCATTGGTGTCAGATTTCAACTTCAGGGTTTTGTTTGCCACTTACGAGCCCTGTGATTCTGGACAAATCACCTAACTCTGGTGCTTCAGTTTGCTTATAGAGTTGTTGAGAGTAGATGAGATAACATGAAAAGCACCAGGTCAGGCACACAAGTCATTGTTGTCGTCGTCTTCTTTTCTCTCAATTGTTGAAAACTCATAGAGGCGTTTTTTAGAATTTTAGTAGTTTGCaggaattgtttaaaattttattttaggcaCATTTAAGGCCTGCGTTCATAACTCTGCCATTCTCTTTTTGCCATTTGAAGGAAGAGCCTAGACTGGATGTTTTGATCAACAATGCAGGCATCTTCCAGTGCCCGTATATGAAAACTGAAGATGGGTTTGAGATGCAGTTTGGAGTGAACCATCTGGGGCACTTTCTACTCACCAATCTTCTCCTTGGACTCCTTAAAAGTTCAGCTCCCAGCAGGATTGTGGTAGTTACCTCCAAACTTTATAAATACGGAGACATCAACTTTGAAGACTTGAACAGTgaacaaaactataataaaagCTTCTGTTATAGTCGGAGCAAACTGGCTAACATCCTTTTTACCAGAGAACTAGCCCGCCGCTTAGAAGGCACAAATGTCACTGTCAATGTGTTACACCCTGGCATGGTGCGGACCAACCTGGGGAGGCACATACACATCCCACTGTTAGTCAAACCACTTTTCAATTTGGTGACATGGGCTTTTTTCAAAACTCCGCTAGAAGGTGCCCAGACTTCGATTTATTTAGCCTCTTCCCCTGAGGTAGAAGGTGTGTCAGGAAAGTACTTTGGGGACTGTAAAGAGGAAGAACTATTGCCCAAAGCTATGGATGAATCTGTTGCAGGAAAACTCTGGGATGTCAGTGAAGTAATGGTTGGCATATTAAAATAGGAACAAGGAGTGGAAGAGAGCTGTTTGTAAGACTGGATGTCAGCTCTgtcattttaggtttttttttttttttttgactactccacgtggcttgcgggatcttaattccccaaccagggatctaaccggGGCTCCCAgcagtgggagcgtggagtcctaaccactggaccaccagggaattccctggatgtcAGCTCTATCTTTGATCAGGAGTGGTGTGGCTTGGGCACTTGCTACTGGAAGATGCAATTTTGGTTTTACCATAGTACTGCTAAGAGGTACATAGAGATATTTTGAAGTTACTAAAAAGTTATTTGTTGGAGaacataaaatttcagaaaagatgttttaaatatatataataagcaTATCAATGATTATAATGAGTGATATggttataatatattttaaaattataattgaacAAGCATGGATTACAAATATTAAAGAATTCAGGGACTTGAAATAGATACGTTGAGAAGTTTTTCAAGTATCTTTGAGTTTTATGGTATGTTTAAAGTGTTAAGTGTTTTAATGATAATACTGGCTTTTGTGGGGAAATAATATGCATGGTGTGAATGCACAATTCTTACTTGGAATAAATTTACTGATGCAAATTCTTATTTGTGTATTCCTTTAGAAGTTTCTCTGAAATTAGTCCTTTATCATCTCATTAGCCTCTACTGATCTTGGTATGCCCAGTGCCTTTTCTTCCCACATATCTTGCGCACTGCTTTAAGAAGTAGTATTTCTGAAATCCAAATCTGTGTCACAGTGTCATGTCCCTGCTTAAAAACTTGTGGTGGTTTCCAGTTGCCCATAACTGGGTTTccagccttttttctttcttttttaagctgcAGAATGTTTTTCTTCAAGAGAAGTCTTATTCAAATGTAGAAGCTGGATGGGTATAATAGATCATAGCAATGCTGTGAGGATGGAGTCTTCCAAGGCTATTTCTGAAGGGACTTTGTGCAATTCAGTAGTTTATAAACCAtttctatttaaacattttagtatatttttgagACTCCTCATGAACTGGCCACATGCTTACCTTGTACTCTTACACtcagtgctgtccagtagaactttctgcaatgatggaaataattctgtctgcactgtccaatatggtagacTCTAGACACCTGtgtttattgagtacttgaaatgtgactgAGAACTGATTTTCTAATATTACTTAAggtcaatttaaatttaaataggctTAGTTACTAACGTCTTAGACAGTATATCTCTACTCCTTTCATTGTATAACCCAGTCCTCAATATGGACCAATCACCcacctgcctctgggcctttccTTATATTGTTCTTTCAATCTGGAATATCCTTCTCTTTTTTACTGGGAATATTCCTTAGCCTTTAACATTCCCTTCAAGTGTGTTCCTTTCCTTAATATCTGTAGGAGGATCCAATTCTCACTCTACTTATTTTTCATTGATCTTGGCAGATTTACTAGGAATTTAGTGCACTAATTATTTGTTCACAGCTCTAGCTAGACAATTGCAATAGGAATTATCCAAGGATAGATTATATTCTTACTAGTTTTCCTTCCTCAAGAGTCAGATACAGTACCTGACACAGTAAATACTAATGTGTGAGTAAATAATAAGTCAATGGTGGTATACATAAAAATCATTGAGTAAGTAGGAATATTGTAGGCATCAATAgtaattttaagtatttgttttAACCATCTCATAATATTGACAAAAGGAATTATGACTGTAAAGGATAGACAACTACACAGAATTTAATGGCCATTTTGGTCAGGAGTAGTCCTTGGttggtaattatttttaagaCTGTAATATCTGGTTACCAGTATCAGTTCTTTCTAAGAATGGCAGGATCTTGGCAAATGGTATAGAAGGTCTGTTTTCTATTAGAGCATTGGGTTGTGAATATGAGAAACACTTAGTGTTTGTATCATCACAGGTGTGTCTTTGCAGGTGTAGTCATTATAGCTGCATCATATTctttgaaacttatttttaaaaaataatcctacAAAGAGACCTGCTGAATTTAGAAATATGGGCAGGAAATACATCAGAATGCAACCTGGAAAAATGGAAGCTAATAAATCTGTCCTACACCTCGACTTCATTAAAaaggagcctttttttttttttttcatttaataccaTCTTTTCTGGCTGCATTTTGATACCTGATGCTTTTCAGGGGATTTGGGCCTTTTGTGAGAGTTGAGCCTTTCAGAGTTCTTGTTTGTGGCACCATAATAAAATAGGATATATTAATTTATCATGATGGAAAACTAGAAACTAGAAAACTAGAAACTCATCTGGAAACACTACCTATTAAGGTAAAACGAGCTGCCATTTGGAAGAGGTCCTTCCCACTCAGTGTTTGGTGGAATCGAGGGCTAATCGCTGTCGTATAACTAGTTAGATTTTGAGGATTATTTAAACCCtttgcttctctctcctttcccctttctgctGACTTCTATTTCACTGggcaaggaaataagaaaaaggcaaTTCTGTTACTTTGATACTCTTGCCTCTAGCAAAATATTGTTAAGAAAGAAGCATGTAATGTGCCAGATAATGGAACAATTGAGTTGGAAACCCATTTTCATGTTGGTTACTGACAATCTTTGGAAATACTGACTTCTATTTCAAGCAGGTTTTTCTGAAAATGAGTGAGATTTCTGGGTCCTCTGCCTCAACTTCACTCAGAGTAGCTATTTTATATAGTGGGGTTCTAAGTAGCATTTAATTGGGAAAGTGATCTCACTGCTTAAATATACCACCACATTGGGTTTGATGAACAACTCTACTGTTTAAttctctctgtgaccttggcaagttacttaacctctctgagcttctgttttcttgaCTCTATCATTGAGACATGAATGCTAGCTTTAATGGATTGTTCAGTGAAGAGGCCGACAAAGAGTTTAACAAAATACCTGCCACATGTTCATTTCCTCTTCCCTATGTACCTTATCATTATACTATTATTAGTAATAGTAATTAGGTGAGTACACATAATGGGGGAAAAACCTCTAAACCAAGAGTCagcaacctttttttaaaaaggctacaTTGTAAATACTTAAGGTTATTAAGCCATATGCAGATATTCTTCTTCtgttacatattcttttttaacaatctgttaaaaatatgaaaaattcttGGATCACAAAGGCCATACTATTTACTTATGCAACACCCCAATGTATTCACTAATTTGtcttttgatatggaccatttttaaagtcttgattGAATTTGCTATAATattgcttgttttatgttttggttttttggtcatgaggcatatgggatcttagttccccaatcagggatcgaacccacaccccctgcattggaaggtagagtcttaaccactggaccaccagggaagtccccactcatTTGTCTTTAAGACACCTTGTAAGGCACAGTTCTCATGTACACTGTTACTCCTATTAATAAGTCTCCTATTGTTTCTCCTAATCATTTCTAATCTCCTGTGACTATTTGCATGCGGACCCAGGAAGTGTAAAGAGTGtattcttcaaatctctctccagCTATAGATTCTGGTGTGAGGAATAGCAGTTATCTGCCTCCAGCTTCCTCTCTCACAAACCTGCCGCGCCTGGCCAGAGATCTAAGAGAAcctatatttgaatatttaattgATTCCAAATGTGCTAAGGAACACTGCAGAGAAGACACGTTACTAATCACTCTTCAGGAGCTTGGCCCCTACAGAAACAGCTTCAGATGTTTCCCAAACCTTCTCTGGACAATAGGGAGTTAAATTAGTTACAGGTTACCATGGAGGAAGGGAATCTACTCCTAGAGGAAAGTTAAATGGAGCCCTCAGTTTTGCACAGACACGAGGAAGAGTTTTTGCTACACTAGATGTTTAATCAAAGTACAGTAGAAGCCCTCTTACTAGCCATCATCTAACAGACTGGCTGCAATAACTGATTCTCCGTTCTGtttgtaaaacatggtgactgaTGCCCACAGCATGCGAATGCACTAGGCTGGCAGGCTCCCCGCTAGCGTACCTCTGGCACTTCTGCCCCCACCTATTCTGTTACATACTTAGGAAGAGTGAGTTTCGtaccattcatttactcatttaataaatatttattgaatgcccagtatgtgccaggcattattccaGGCTCGCAGGACTTAGGAGgcaacaaaggaaaccaaaccAAATCTGCATGTGTATGTTAGCTGTGCTCGTTATTAATCATACTAGAAGTTATTAATCATAATGCAAACCAATGAAATAcgaatacaaagagaaaatggatTTCTATG
The sequence above is drawn from the Tursiops truncatus isolate mTurTru1 chromosome 14, mTurTru1.mat.Y, whole genome shotgun sequence genome and encodes:
- the RDH14 gene encoding retinol dehydrogenase 14 isoform X1, with the translated sequence MAVATVAALLAALGGALWLAARRFVGPSVKRLHRGGDSGLMHGKTVLITGANSGLGRATAAELLRLGARVIMGCRDRTRAEEAAVQLRREICQAGGPELGPDSSGAGELVVKELDLASLRSVRSFCQEVLQEEPRLDVLINNAGIFQCPYMKTEDGFEMQFGVNHLGHFLLTNLLLGLLKSSAPSRIVVVTSKLYKYGDINFEDLNSEQNYNKSFCYSRSKLANILFTRELARRLEGTNVTVNVLHPGMVRTNLGRHIHIPLLVKPLFNLVTWAFFKTPLEGAQTSIYLASSPEVEGVSGKYFGDCKEEELLPKAMDESVAGKLWDVSEVMVGILK
- the RDH14 gene encoding retinol dehydrogenase 14 isoform X2; protein product: MAVATVAALLAALGGALWLAARRFVGPSVKRLHRGGDSGLMHGKTVLITGANSGLGRATAAELLRLGARVIMGCRDRTRAEEAAVQLRREICQAGGPELGPDSSGAGELVVKELDLASLRSVRSFCQEEEPRLDVLINNAGIFQCPYMKTEDGFEMQFGVNHLGHFLLTNLLLGLLKSSAPSRIVVVTSKLYKYGDINFEDLNSEQNYNKSFCYSRSKLANILFTRELARRLEGTNVTVNVLHPGMVRTNLGRHIHIPLLVKPLFNLVTWAFFKTPLEGAQTSIYLASSPEVEGVSGKYFGDCKEEELLPKAMDESVAGKLWDVSEVMVGILK